The sequence catCACCAAAGTTCTTCAGGGCTACATGACTTTGGGACGAGGGGGGGTCCATATATCACCAGAATAGGCCGAGTATCAAGCAAGATAAATCCTCAGCAAATTTCACCCAAGGAATACCAAATTAacaaaacattttttttcattaCCTGATCAAGACTCTGACCAGGCTCATTAGGTTTTGTAACAGAAGCCTTCACTAATGCTGAGTAGTAAACCTTTTCAACCTTCTTGTTCCTATCTTGACTACGTGCTTCAACTTCATCAATATAGGCAACCCGCAGTGATGGATATCTGTCAAAATGCCCATTCTGTTACTTCAGTGCCATCATACAACACATGACGTACCTAGACAGCAAATAAACTAAGAGTTTGACACCATAAAGGAGTAATGTGTCCTACTGCCATAAATAACTACAATGTGCCCTGCGAAGTGTTGCCTGTATTTATTCCATTATAGCGATTATAAAACAAAATATTTTAATAAATAAACTCTCTATCAAACTAAAGATAGTGCCATGCTGTGACTATTCTAGATCAATAAACATTATGAATGCATGCAAAAGCAAAATTATTACGATACCACAAGGTTTCTTTTCATATATGAGCGTAGAATTTGAAAATGAAGCAAAGTAGCAAAtagaataaatatccacttctaCTCTAGCATTTATCCAGAACTTTTCAATGAAACTCACGTTGTCATTAGCCTCAAAATGTCATGTGCACAAGGTTCGCCAGACCGTTTCTGGATTCCATATTGCTGGCATGAGACAACATATGTAAACTTCATGTCAGCTATGGCCTTGCATTGTGTCATTAATTGTGAGTCCTCAGACATCAGTTCAGTTGCTCTGTAACCTTCCATAAGATCTAATGGACAAGGAAGAGAAGTCAGCACATACAAAAAAGGTATTCAGAACAATAGCACAAGACTGAGCCATTAGACATACCATCATCTTGGGCCATATCAAGAAAAGCCTGAAGTTCCAAAGCTTTTCGGTAGTACATCATCCCCCTTACTGTGTAGACAACAGTAGCAACCACGAAAATAAATGAATACAAtacatatttaattttttcaAGAGAAAACTATACGAATCCAGGTCGCACAAGAGAGATAACATACCAGTTCTTGTCAATGTCTGTCCCCTATATGATGCCCAAAGACGAAGCTCCTCTTCCAATCCTTCATCCTCACGGAGCTCCTCTTCACTCTTTCGGTCCACTCTTTCAAGGAAATTTTTCCATTCATCTTCAAAAAGGTTAACAAATGTAATGTTGCAGTGTCAGTTTCTCAAAGGACATCAGAGAACAAAACCAAAAGAATTCACGTCAACATCAATCCAAGGAAAATGCTACAGAAGGGAGAAATAACCTGGGTAGATCTTCTGTAGGTAGAAAAGGATGGAAACTCCATCCTCATTTGGTTCTTCTAGATTTTGTGAGGAGAACAAAACATCTTCCTTGTAATAAGGAGTCAAGACACTGCGGTATAGAAATCATTGCAGGAAATATAACATTTGCAAAAGTGACTGGACAACAGCTCGCatgtattcaaaaaaaaaagatgcagaAACAAATATATGCAAGAGAGAATAAATAATCAGGGTTGCCCAGATGAAACAAATAATCAAGGATATTGCAGTTCAAACCAAAAATGGCCAAATATCAAAATCATTTCGGACAGTTATGAAAGAATCACGGTAGACAATACATGATATTGACTAGGAAAACTCCACAGACACCAGAAAGTAATGAAGTAATATAATGATCAATCTTTAACAAACAAGGTTGGAGAAGAACATAAGTTACTGAATCAGAGCATAGCAGATACACACACAAAAAATGAGCAATAACTTACGAGAAGGGTAACATATTCCGCACTTTAGGAGCATTTGGCATCTCCATAAAGAGAGAATTTGCAAAGAATGATATTCGCCTTCTAGCATCAAGGTTTGTAGGGACATCCATAGCAGACTCCTTCACAGTTAGCAGAAGGTGGAGCCTCTTTATCTGAAATGtatataatatttttaattatagcATGAAGGACAAAATCATCATGCCAGAATCTCTGTTATTAAGAAAATTAAAGGGCTGAAAGTCAAACCTTTTCAGTCCATGCATCTGATTCCTCCATGGGGAATCTAATAGCTTTAGCAAACAACTGATCTTGCTGATCTAGTGTTGTCATTCCTACATGTTTTCTATTATTTCCGCCATGTATGGACTCCAACATTCTGGAAGAACGAGCGACCACAAAAGGTTGGGAGATCAGACGACCAGTTCCAAAAATTACCAGATACCATGACAAAAACTGTATTATTCTATTTGAAGAGTATCATGGATTACAGCAGAAACTAAACTCACCCGCCGAGCTGCTCTTCCTCCattatatcccttgtgaccacCTCAAGCATATCTTGAAACAAAATGACAACTTGACCCAAGTcttcttctttgttcttttGCTGTAATACAAAAAAATAGATGCAGTGTGAAGCTATCCTTTTGTTAGCACAATCTAGAACAATGACGGCAAGTCTTATTTATACCAGTAACTCGAGCAAGTCAATAAACTTCTTGCTCAGTGCAGGAAGGCTCCTCATATTCAGATCCTTTATCAGGGTTTCCTCTGCTATGTGCTTATCCACGACATCAAAAATCTCTTTTATGACACTGAAATAAGCACCATAAGGAGCTTCAGTTTAGCAGATAACAAAACATGTAGGTTCCCTAGATATGCCAGGCTAACCACCCCCAACCCTCCTCTTTTCCCTTCTGATATGGGACAAGATCACCCCTAGATTCAAATAAAGCTACTCATTTAGAGTCTCAGCACATCCAGATCAACAACATGGTGAGTGGAGCGCTGTAATACCATTGTTTGTGCTGAATTAAAATTAGTTAAGGGTTCAAGGAACCACCTATTGAATGGCTGACATTAGTGTCAAACATGCTCAGAAGCTGCGTGCATGACAGTTGAGGACAAATTAGAGACTcagatttcaaattttgcaattCATCAGAGCTTCATTCTTTTTTAACTGGAGACGGTGATTCAAGCACAATTTGTATTAGATTAGGTTTGGTGCAATGTTGCATTCGGCCAAGATAAGATCTATCATGCGACCCAAATAACAATCCTGATAAGACAAAACATACATTTTCTCACGCTGTCCCAACACTAAAGTATTGATGATGTTTTTAAAGGAAGCATAGCATTCTCTGATAGCATAGGAAAAGTATGGATCTGATCCCATCCTCTTCGTCAGGTCACGGTCTTTTCCACCACTGTCTGCTGCCATATCCAACGCTATTGGAATCTACAGCACAGTAAATAAACAATTAACTCCTGAATCCACAAACATAGTAATTAGAGAAAATACAGAGTGATCAAAAGTGTTACTTTGCTAGCGAGTAGGAATGGAGGCCACTGGAATATATTCAATTCACGATCTTTACAATACGGAACAAGTAGTAAATCCATCTCCCTGTTATCTATGAGATCTTCTTCACGGAAACTTGTAATAATTAGGTTCCACATTTGAGCAAATCTTGCAGCtcttttctcttcctctttttcatcaCCAGAAGCCTAAAAACCAAAGTATATCAGGAAAAATATTGTTCGTTTAGCAGAGATATGCTAATAAATAATAATCTACTGATAAAGCTAAGTTTCACACTAGAAATGAATACCTTGGGTTTCCTGGAAAAAGCGGCCCGGAAACCTTTGCTTTTGTTTGTATCAGAAGGGATCAAGCGCTCATTGAAGGCCACAGGCAAAGATTCAAAGCGAGATCTCAACATTCCTAGTGTCCTTATCTGATTTTGTTGACCAAAGAGTCTAAGATAAGTTCCTCATGTGATAAATAATGATCCATGGCATTGTGCAATGAAGCAAAATACATAAATATATTACTAACCTCACCAAGACGGCGATAAGCCCCGTAGATACCACCAATCAATGTAGAGAAAAGTGCATACCAAATTTGTGTGTCCATGAAATATACCTGGATAATTTAAATAACAAGGCTCAGCACATTAGTCAAATGAATTCCTTTTTGAATGGGACGAGAGAAGCCAAGACACACCAGAATTATTGGAGCCCAAAGTGCAATAACAACACCAATGTTGTTGTTTCCTGCAAATTAAACATAAGTAAGAATGCAAAAATAAATCCAAAATATACCATAGGAAATTTCAGAATAAATACCATGAGGAAAAAACTCGTGCCACTGGAACGTCCTAATCGGTTCCCTCATTATGTCTTTGGTCGGCTGTACTAGAGGCTTGATCTACAACAAGACAGCAAAGAAATGAATGAACAGCAGCAGTAGATGACTTATTGCCCGCACGGCTGCACCATATTGAATACACAAACAAATGGATAATAAGTCAACCATTTGGCAGCTTTTGGCATGTACAAACAAGGTGCTGTTGCTCAATGATGTGTTAAAATTTTATACATTCAAGACAAAGGAATGGCTCCTGTTGGAATGTTACTGTATGACTGAAGAAATATATATTGAGTTCCGTAAAAATTCAGGCAAAACCAAAAGCTTTCGTGAAAAAAGATCAGCAATCACCAACTCGCACTTCAACGCCAGAACCACAATTGCAGCAAACATGATATGACATTCTGATTTCCACATCAACAATTCCATAATGGTCAAATCCGCATTCCGCAATAAAATAAACTTCGAAAAAATCATCGTCCAAGCTGTCAGacattttagtttattttgttCTTTAATAATGATGGCACGAACTTCATATTCAAGGATACCAAAATGAAACATCTACATATAAAGGTACAATAAACAAGATGGAAGAAATGAAACTTTACCTCGATATAGAAGCTTACTGTCAACTTCATTGCTAAAAGAAGAACCCAAAACATGGTATACCTATCAGGACAACAATGATCAGTAACTAGAAAAGATGCAACACTAAAAGAAGACAATGCGAAGATGAGCTAATTTGTTAACATACTTGAAGAGGGAGAATGCACCTTCATGCATTCCTCTGCCGACAAATAATCGCGGCTGCACATAAACATAGGATCTCATTAAAATGAAATTGACAACCTAAACAATCTAAATACAAGAAGAAACACAAGGACAAAAGCTACCTGAGACCACCACATCATGAACATTATGACCTTAACATTTGAACTTTCTAGGAACCTTCTCAGGAATGGGAAAAGAAATAGCATGGAGGCAAGCATGTTTGGGGCCAAATATATCACAACAGCCAAAATGTACAAAGATGGTTGATTCTGACCATCACCAAGCCACCTTTTTATTGTTCTTGCAAGACCAGTAGGATTCTCCCAGGTATATGCATAAGTTACAGGTAAAATCACAACCCAGGCAGCAGCTGATATTAACTTCAAGACATATCGCAGCTTCACGGCAAATGACATGCTTCTTCTTGCTTTCCAGCTAAATACAATGTCCAGGATAGCTGTTAAACGAATAGCAGGTTGATTTAAATTTATGATAAAACTCAACCTGAATGTAAGAAATATACATGCAAATGAAGATAAAGTGCTACTCTCCACAAAGCGATGCAGTTAAATATATGACCATTCAGTGTCATGTTACAAATTGCCAGTCAAGAAACAGAGGAAGAGAGAGCTAAGGCTGCCAGAATTTTGTAGCTGGCAAAAACAAATAGCAGGTAGCGAAAACACAGTGAAgtagtgttggtgtatattgagcccatgtatagaggctcatctagaggcccatgtataggaactatatatcccacccttctagggtttgaagGAATACATCCATTATCCTCTCCCACACTTGTCTACATGGCATCAGCTAgccttctcttcctcctctagccagagcaccatggccgccggggtttctctcctccttccctcccttccCCTCCTCTGCTGCTCTGGGCGCCGCCACCTCTCCCTGACCtgggcgccgccacctccctcccATCCCCTGTCCtgggcgccgccacctccctccctgcccagggcgccgccgcccggccaacCTACGCCGCCGTGGCGGGGGCGCGGGGGTCGCGGCCGGGCCTCCTccagccgccgcccttgccgccactgctcctctgCCCGCGGGCCGCGGGGGCTGTGGCAGGCGGGGGCGGGCCCGATCCCGCGCCCCCTCCGCCTCCGGGGCCCGAGCCGCCCCTgcaggcaccgccgccgctcctgcagGCGCTGCTGGCGCCCCTACAGCAGCCCAACCTggacgccgccaccggccgctctgcaggccgcgctgccgctgctgcaggaTCCCGCCACCGCCGTTGCGGCCCACCGTGCCGCTGTCGACGCGGGCATTGCCCGCCACCGACGCCGCGCTCGATGCCGCATGGACCGGGCTCGGGATGTCGCCcgcggccgacgccgctctcgccgcggccctcctcgccgccaagtcggcgGCTTCGGCAGCCCAGGAGCGGGTtcgcgtggctgccctcgcctgggagcacgagcgcgcgcgccgcggcctaAGCCTCTGCTCTCCGGGTGGCCGAGGCAGAGCACttcctccgcgtctcctccggccagcccatcgtccccgagcccggcgcctcttcctcccaccaggccccgcccgctggatctggagcccagtacgacccgaccgaccccatggtcgtccagaacatcagggccctggtcaccgtcctcctcgaccccctcctacggacgctggcgggaccaggtcctgctcgccctccgccgctatgccctcgacgaccacgtcctcctcgacacgccgatcgaggcgcaggacgtggcgtggctgcgcctcgacagtgTCGCCATgacctggatcttcgggaccatctccctagatcttcaggacctcgtcaggacccacggaggcaccgcgcggcaggcttgggtggcgctcgaggggcagttcctcggcaacgccgagtaccgcgccctctatctcgacgccaccttccgcactttcgtgcagggggacctctccgttggtgagtactgccggcggatgaagggcatggccgatgctcttcacgacctcggggatccggtgtccgatcgggtcttggtgctcaatgtcctgcgcgGCCTAAGCAGCACCTATGAACACCTGAagagctggatcgcccgccagaggcccttcccctccttcctgcaagtccgggacgacctcgccctcgatgagatcaccaggggtctcgtgCCCGGATCGCCctcgtccacctccaccgcgctcgtcgctgctccaccggcttcccccgccgcccctgccacctctctccttggtgctgctcccgccgggcagaccggaggtgggggggggggccgtggacggcggcggcggcactggtgGCTCTGTTTCAGGgggtaccggtaccggtgggggccgtcgagGCGCACCGACtccgccggctccggctccgactCCCGCttctgcccctggaggtacgccctggacatccttcagcaacccatggttagggcgcatctcgatgtggccgttccagggtccgggagggggacctcgtcctcagctccaaccggcggccatgttcaccggtgctgctcccctcTCTGCGCCgtactggaccccgcccgctcagctcAGCCTGCCGCCAACCTGTcctgggggtgggaccaggccgctctggcgcagtcctttagcaccatgggactgacgacGCCgatcagcaccgagtggatcgccgacccccacacccctccatccttcttctatcatggttggtgatgagtcttgccttcctgtcaccgccgtgggttctgctcctcgtcttcctaatgttcttgttgctcctcaaatggttcataaccttctttccattcgccagtttactgctgacaactcctgttctatcgaatttgactcttctggtcttactgtgaaggattcagcttcccggcgtccgctcctcagatgtaacagcccggggcccctttacactcttcggcttcctgcttccgctgctccgtCTTCGACTTTTTCTTCGTCTACTGCTcttgccgtgacgccttcttccaccacctggcaccgccggcttggtcaccccggccgcgatgttttggctcagctcagtcgtagtaccgatgtttcatgtactagggctcctgctgagcacctctgtcatgcgtgtcagttaggtcgtcatgttagacttccgttttcttcttcttcgcatgctgcgcatgcttttgatcttattcactgtgacctgtggacatctcctgtactcaatatgtctggctataaatattatctggtcattgttgatgatttttctcattactcttggactttccctttgctcgccaagtctgagaccttcccactctcctccacttctttgcctgggtgtccactcagttcggcctcaccgttaaggccgtccagtgtgacaacgggcgggagttcgataactccacctcccgttccttcttcctctctcggggtgttcagctgcgtatgtcttgtccgtatacctctcctcagaacggcaaggctgagcggatgattcgcatgacgaacgacgtcgtgcgcacccttctgatccagtcCTCTCtacccccgcgcttctgggctgagagcctccacactgccacctacctgctcaaccgccttccgtccactgcttctcctgctacGACCACCTTCAGGTCaacgggtgtgcgtgttaccctaacacctccgccaccgcttctcacaagctggcgccccgctcgactcgttgtgtgttcctcggttactcccctgaccacaaggggtaccgatgctttgaccacacctctcgccgcgtcctgatctcccgactcgtcggatttcccctactccacctcctccactcctcccgaccccgagctggagtctctgtttccgactgacccggtggttcagccaccgttacctgtttgtcctttccctgcaggttttcccggcgcaccgccaccgcttccggtgatccctgctgcgctgAGCGCGGCCCCGGTATCCGCGGTCGCGCctcgcgcggcccccggacctccggtcgtgccgcgcgctaacccggtgtctcccgctgcgccacgcgcggccccggtgccttcccctgcacctgcgcggtacgctcagccggtgcaggtgtaccggcgtcgttcggcgccgcctcctactccggcggctccctctcgagccaagccggaggtgtaccacccgccagtcatccatcgagatcctcggcatatccatcccatggtgactcggcagatggcgtctcaggccgcgactctctccgccaccgagggagagccacgagtctctccggtaccctcctctgtccgcgatgTCTTGGCGGATCCTCGCTGGCGTCGCGctatggaagaggagtacgcggctcttcttgccaaccagacgtgggacctcgtgccgcgtgcgtctggttgcaatgtggtgactggcaagtggatctgaacacataagcgtcgggctgatggcacactggagcgctacaaggctcgctgggttctccgggggttcactcagcgacctggtgtggactatgatgagaccttcagtccagtcgtgaagcccgctacggtgcgcacggtcctctcgcttgcgctctcgcgctcttggcctgtgcaccagctggacgtgaagaatgcgtttcttcacggcactctgtcaaagactgtctactgctctcagctagcgggatttgtggactcgagtcgtctggatatggtctgccggctcaacaagtctctctatggtctgaagcaggctcctcgggcttggtactctcggttcgccacgttcttgctgacattggggttcaccgaggccaagtctgacacgtctctcttcatctaccgccgtggggacgagactgcatatctgctgctctatgtcgatgacattgtgctcacagcctccagtcagtggttgcttcagagtgtcatctcctctctgcagcaggagtttgctatgaaagatctgggtcagctccaccacttcttgggcgtcactgttgagcttTGCCCGTCTGGTCTCCTCCTTCActagcggcagtacgcactcgatattgtggagcgggctgggatgactgattgcaagccctgctccactcctgtcgacactcaggcgaagctgtctgctgatctgggtgatccggtggctgatcctgcTGGCTACCGAAGTCTggctggcgctttgcagtacctcaccttcaccaggccggacctcacctacgctgttcagcaggtctgtctccatatgcatgatcctcgggagtcacaccttgctgcgctgaagcgtctcctccgctacgtccgtggcactgtggacctcggcctggtgcttcaccgctcgtcctctgctaaGCTGGCACTGCaagctggctgcccggacactcgtcgctccacttctggctacgccgtcttcctgggcggcaacctggtctcctggtcgtccaagcggcagccggttgtctcccgctccagtgctgaggcggagtaccggactgtcactaacggcgtggcggagctccacagcccgctcgccaagagcacgctcgtctactgcgacaacgtcagcaccgtgtatctctccaccaaccccgtccagcatcagcggacgaagcatgtggagatcgacctacacttcgtgcgctgCAGAGTCgtcatcggcgatgttcgggtactccatgtcccgaccacctcccagtttgctgacatcttcaccaagagattgacctcctcgaccttctcggaatttcgctccagcctcaacatagccggtggctagttgtggctgtggggggtatttgccctttgtactttcttcttatccagtcttgaacaccactgcgtcggtagttcagactacgggggggtgttagctttcttgttgtccagtcttgaacaccgctgcgccggtagttcagactacggggggtgttggtgtatactaagcccatgtatagaggcccatgtataggaactatatatcccacccttctagggtttggaggaatacatccattattcTCTCCCACACTTGTCTACAAGTAGGATCAGGGTATCTCAATGAAAAGAATAGCCTGACCACGTTCATGTTGTTTTTATCACAAAGAGCACTAGAAACATGAAACCTTCTAATTAGATTGGCATATCAAAGTTCTGCAACAACTACTGAGCTCCCTGGTTGAAAAATATGGAAACAGGACGAGGGAGAAATGATGGATTAAGGACCAAATACCTTGACCCAACTTCAAAACTGCAGCAGTAATAAATATGCTCAAAACCTGCTTAAACACTCCTGCATCAAAGATATCGCTTGGTGTGCCACCATTCCAAGCAAGTATAATCATGGCCTATATTAAAACCAAATACCATCAGAAATATAGGGAACTGAAGGGATGGCAATGGTTAGCAAACTGAGAGATGCAGAGAACTGTAACAGAGTGAAAGTGCTTAAGAAAGAGCAACTAACCTGTAAGGATAGAATCAAGAAGATCCACATTCTGTCGAAACTACGAAATATGTGCCAAAATGAACGTATCTCCACAAAATTAACCTTTCCCATCCAATGAACGCTACCCACAGATGTGTTCTCCTGGATCATAACCAAAAAGGTGGGTATAAATAGGATTGGTAGTCCAAACTCCACTTCTTGCTTGTTTTATGTTGGGAGGAAACAATAGACATAACATTCACATATCTTTATTGCAAGCTAAGCAATATAACATACAAGGTACAAGGCATGCAGAGCCAGTAGATCACATCTAGATCTAGCTCATGTAATATCACATATCAAAAGGAACATATAGCTAAAATGAGTGTATCTAccagaaaaaagaacaaaaatagcATGCAGCACCTGACCAGTAAATTGTATTGTCAATTAGTTACGATAATGAATATTGTACAAAAGATGAGATAATAAATAAGTTACAAACTGGCAAGATAGAAGTATGGAAACATTAAGATGATCAGGAACCTACTCCATTCAGACGATTAGGATATGCATCCTTGGGAGTCTTGAAAAAATCAGCATCAGCCCTCATAGGCCATCCTAGCCGGAAACAATCTACTGACCTGACAAGCAATATAGGAATGATTTGGCTTTCTTTACAATTTGAAGCACAAAACTGGAAAGTACCAATTCAGTTCAATCATCACTTACCAAAAGTACTCATTTAGATCATCATAGTTTCTCCAATGTGAGTGTTTTGATTTTATAGTCTTGCTCCTTTCTGCTTCCTGTTAAGAAAACTGATCAGATTTCAAAATGAATGTACGATAACATTTAACTAAATCTGCAAATGATATACCTTCTCTATGACTTTGTATATTGGAGTCACAACTTTCATCAAGAATGCTTCTTCTTCACCACCATATGCTGGCTTAACATTTTCACCAGTCATTGGGCTCACATTTCCAGCCAACATGCCGTAGAGTTCAAAAGCCATCTGTTAAGATGGCAAAGGAGCCTTTATCAGGACGGTCTCACCAGGATTAGAACTTGTAAACAAATCTTTATGCCAGCACATAACCATTTCCCATTGAGTACACAAAACATTAAATGCTTTAACATATGCAGCTAGGTTATTGCTGTTGTTATTTTCTAATATGAAGAATAATATATGAATATGAAAGTAAATCCAGAATAAAAGAACACATCTTACATGGTGGTAGATGTAACAAAGACATTCTGGCATGAATCTCAAATTAGCCGCCTCGCCCCAAATCAGCAGGTAGAGACCCATGTAAAGAAGCTTACGCTGCTGTACTTCCTGTTGGATAGTTGGCAACCTGGCAATCATTTAGCTAACTTTAGAGAAGCAAAAAGTGATGCAGTAAC comes from Panicum virgatum strain AP13 chromosome 4K, P.virgatum_v5, whole genome shotgun sequence and encodes:
- the LOC120704561 gene encoding callose synthase 3-like isoform X1; protein product: MAAPGRRADMSPSSPSPSPAAPPSSGRRLLRTQTVGNLGESIFDSEVVPSSLVEIAPILRVANEVEATNPRVAYLCRFYAFEKAHRLDPTSSGRGVRQFKTALLQRLERENDPTLKGRVHQSDAREMQRFYREYYKKYIQALQNAADKADRALLTKAYQTAAVLFEVLKAVNVSQSVEVDQAILDTHNKVEEKKKLYVPYNILPLDPESTGQAIMRYPEIQAAVYALRNIRGLPWPKDHEKKPDEKTTGKDLLDWLQAMFGFQKDNVSNQREHLILLLANVHIRKIPKADQQPKLDDQALDAVMKKLFKNYKKWCKYLGRKSSLWLPTIQQEVQQRKLLYMGLYLLIWGEAANLRFMPECLCYIYHHMAFELYGMLAGNVSPMTGENVKPAYGGEEEAFLMKVVTPIYKVIEKEAERSKTIKSKHSHWRNYDDLNEYFWSVDCFRLGWPMRADADFFKTPKDAYPNRLNGENTSVGSVHWMGKVNFVEIRSFWHIFRSFDRMWIFLILSLQAMIILAWNGGTPSDIFDAGVFKQVLSIFITAAVLKLGQAILDIVFSWKARRSMSFAVKLRYVLKLISAAAWVVILPVTYAYTWENPTGLARTIKRWLGDGQNQPSLYILAVVIYLAPNMLASMLFLFPFLRRFLESSNVKVIMFMMWWSQPRLFVGRGMHEGAFSLFKYTMFWVLLLAMKLTVSFYIEIKPLVQPTKDIMREPIRTFQWHEFFPHGNNNIGVVIALWAPIILVYFMDTQIWYALFSTLIGGIYGAYRRLGEIRTLGMLRSRFESLPVAFNERLIPSDTNKSKGFRAAFSRKPKASGDEKEEEKRAARFAQMWNLIITSFREEDLIDNREMDLLLVPYCKDRELNIFQWPPFLLASKIPIALDMAADSGGKDRDLTKRMGSDPYFSYAIRECYASFKNIINTLVLGQREKIVIKEIFDVVDKHIAEETLIKDLNMRSLPALSKKFIDLLELLQKNKEEDLGQVVILFQDMLEVVTRDIMEEEQLGGMLESIHGGNNRKHVGMTTLDQQDQLFAKAIRFPMEESDAWTEKIKRLHLLLTVKESAMDVPTNLDARRRISFFANSLFMEMPNAPKVRNMLPFSVLTPYYKEDVLFSSQNLEEPNEDGVSILFYLQKIYPDEWKNFLERVDRKSEEELREDEGLEEELRLWASYRGQTLTRTVRGMMYYRKALELQAFLDMAQDDDLMEGYRATELMSEDSQLMTQCKAIADMKFTYVVSCQQYGIQKRSGEPCAHDILRLMTTYPSLRVAYIDEVEARSQDRNKKVEKVYYSALVKASVTKPNEPGQSLDQVIYKIKLPGNAILGEGKPENQNHAIIFTRGECLQTIDMNQEHYMEEALKMRNLLQEFEEKHDGVRYPSILGVREHIFTGSVSSLAWFMSNQETSFVTIGQRVLANPLRVRFHYGHPDIFDRLFHLTRGGVSKASKIINLSEDIFAGFNSTLREGNVTHHEYMQVGKGRDVGLNQISLFEAKIANGNGEQTMSRDIYRLGHRFDFFRMLSCYYTTIGFYFSTMITVWTVYVFLYGRLYLVLSGLDEALATGRRFLHNAPLQVALASESFVQLGFLMALPMMMEIGLERGFRTALSDFVLMQLQLASVFFTFSLGTKTHYYGRTLLHGGAEYRATGRGFVVFHAKFADNYRLYSRSHFVKGIELMILLVVYEIFGQSYRGAITYIFITISMWFMVGTWLFAPFLFNPSGFEWQKIVDDWTDWHKWISNRGGIGVAPEKSWESWWDKEQEPLRHSGKRGTIVEILLALRFFIYQYGLVYHLNITKKITKDTHSVLVYCFSWVVIFVILLVMKTVSVGRRRFSAEFQLVFRLIKGLIFITFTSIVIILIAIPGMTVLDIFVCILAFMPTGWGLLLIAQAIRPVIQKIGLWGSIKALARGYEILMGLLLFTPIAFLAWFPFVSEFQTRMLFNQAFSRGLQISRILGGHKKDRATRNKE